Genomic window (Rosa chinensis cultivar Old Blush chromosome 6, RchiOBHm-V2, whole genome shotgun sequence):
AATTAACTGTTGGAGATGCTGTAATGGTAAGTCAGACTTTACCTCTAGTTTTTCAATCTGTTTTTACCATCTGGTGATCTGagaatattgttgttttctcTTTTCCAGGAGAACTCTTTCTTACGGGCTATTGGCCACATTGATTTAGATCTACCAGAAGCACCTGAGAAGGCCACCCGCCCTCCTTCACCGGCTGTTAACCCTTTATTAAAGTATGGGCCCAAAGCAGAGATAAGCCATATTTTCAGGGTTCCAGAGAAGCTTCCTCCTAACCATCTCTCTCttgctttcttgggtcttctgCTTTTGCCATTGATTGGATTTTTGGTTGGGGTGAGTCAAGTGGATCCTTAATCTATTGTTTTTTGGCTCAGAAAACTTATTTACATCTTATGCTCAAACCTCTTGGAAAATCCAAGATGATCTGAAGAGGTACCTAGATTGGTTGTTATGCACTGACATATAAAAGGACCATAAGGGATGTAGGAGAGGACTATTAATTTTACTCATTTTTACTTGTGATATTGGGCAATTTTTTGTAAaccttatttttatgttttaaacAGCTATTGCGCTTAGGAGTGAATCTGAAGAACTTCCCCACGTCAGCAGTTCCAGCAACCTTTGGTATTCTATTCCATGTTGGCATTGCAGCAGTTCTTTTGCTCTATGTGCTTTTCTGGCTGAAGGtatgctatttttttttgtcttcagtGGTATGCTCAATGATCTAGGCAATGCCATTATTTATATCTGTTCTACCAAATGGAGCTTggcaaataagtaaataatacTTGATCATATGATGAACAATAACTATAATTCAAAGTGATTTTATACCTTATCAGTGATATGTTATACACTTGATTGAAGATTATTTTGGCCTTTAAATGCATTTTGTCAGGTATTCTTGTGTTGCTAGATTGGGCAGATTTGTAAACCACATTGCTAGATTAGGCAGATTAGTAAatcacttttttgtttttgcatattgattaatttttttgtagGGCTTGCCTGATTACTTGTTTGTTCTATGTACAGTTGGATCTATTTACAACCCTGAAATGGCTTGGATTGTTGGGAGTTTTCTTGCTGTTTGTGGGGCACAGGATCCTTTCCCATCTCGCCTCTACATCATCCAAGTTGAAATCTGcttgagcaaaaaaaaaaatcaagaaatttcCCGTTTTAGAGAGATCAAAAGAAGACCGAGGAAATTTTCCTTTGAAGAGAGACAGTGCGTGGGACTTTTAGACCAATTTTGTAGGACTCTATTATGTCATACCTGTACCTGTTAACTTTAGAATTTTATTACCCACAATCATATTTATTCCAAAAGGAAAGTTGTACTCGCCGGGCTTCATCTTTGACATCAGTGGTAATCTGTACACTACTTAAAGGAAGTGCTTTGTGATCATCTTGTTAATTATAATGCTTAGAGTTGATATGTGGTGAGGATTTAAATTGTCATGCTATACTTGTTGTAGACAATAATTTGTACTCAATTCTGGCATGAGATGTGGATTGATGAaagatttctttttctctagttagcctcttttttatcttctttctagTTTGGTTGCAAGGCGGAGGGGATCAGGGAAGTAGAGAAAAAGAGTTGGTGAGGAAGAGCAAGGTTTTGTTGTACCAGGGTCAGTTTGATATGGGGCGGTTTGATATGAGATGTGGCGTGGTTGCGAATGAGGCTTGGGTGAAGACTGAAATGGGAGGGTTACAGAGGTTTCTGTTGGCGGATAGGAGAGTTTGGAGATTGGGTGGAGAGGTTGCTGGTTATGTTCAGACCTGGGTTGTCTGAACTTTGTTTTGGTCTCAGGGCCTGGTCATTTTCTGCCTGCTGACCAGCCATTGAGAGCTCAAACAATGATTGAAGACTGGGTTTTGGGTAAAGGGTTGTTTGCCAATGTGGAAGAGGATAACCTGTCATCGACATGAACCAAAAACAATACTACTTACTATTGTATTGGGATTTGGGACAGTGTTCAGGTTAAGCTGTTCAGCATCTCATATTTGTTGAGAGTCCTAGATTGATTTTGCTAATTCTTAATTGGTTTGAGAATGTTTCCTAGAGCTAGAAtgattaggttttctagttagTTTGGTTtagtatatatttatttattatggtAACCTTACATATACACCTCCATCTAGAAAGCAAAACTTAATTAACACCAAGTTTATTGCCTCTCTCATATTTTCAACGGAATGGAACCTGGAGCTAGTTTTTTGGCTCTGGCTGATGAAAGTATTCTAGTAGAAATTCTCTTAAGATTGCCTCTCAAGTCTATATGTAGGTTCAGGTGTGTATCAAAAGAGTGGGATGGTCTCACcaaacttagttatttcctGGACAGACATCGTCTTCACAGCTCTCGCTGTCTTCTCCTCATCTCCTCGTCCTCTCTTGCTGCCGGAATTAGTAATAAGAAAGGAGTTGGAATCTCATTACTTGCTGATGAAGAAACGGCAGTTTCAAGTTTGAGTGTACCTTTCCTCCCCAAGGATgcaagatgggctttagaattTGTGGGATCTAGTAATGGGTTACTTTGTTGCGTTACCTTGCTTAAGGGTACTCGAATAGCCACAGTAGTATGGAACCCAGCAACAGACCAATTTAATTATTTTCCTGTTGGTTTGGAGAAAAGAGTTGAGAATGCTACTTACTATCGTGTAATCATAGGTTTTGATTTCATGCATAGCATTAGTGCATACAAGTTGGTGACAGTTCACCCTTGTGTTAATCCCATTAATGATCCGAACCAACTTACTTTTCAAGCCAGAGTGTTCAATCCTAGTAGAAATTCTTGGAGAGTAGTTGAACCGCAACTTGAACTTACATCATGTAGACGGTTTAATATTCACTCTATTACTGTGAATGGAGTGCTGTATTGGTTGGTAGAGAAACAAACAGCTGGGGACCTGGGGTGGCTCTCGTTTCGTTCAGTTTACATGATGAGGCCTTCAAGGATACATGGAAACCACTACCAGGAGAAATAGTACGCTATCTTACTAAGGGTATTTTGTTGAAGATGCAATTAATTAGATGGAAAAATTCAGTTGCAGTTGTAGGCTATCTTCCGGTGCAGGAGGGCGACCAATTTGTTATGTGGGTGGATACTACAACTGATCAAGAAACTAACACTTGTTCTTGGATTCAACAAATAAGAATCAGATGGCCATCTTCGTTATTCCACATAGGAGTTTGGAAGGATCAACATGTTTTCACCAAAAATGGAGATGAAGCTGGTGCAGATAATGATGAACCGGGGAACTTGTTTTTGTATGACCCTATAACCCAGACATTAAGTAAGGTACATGCAGAAAGAAACGTTTGCTTTTATTCCGTAGTGGGTTATGCGGAGAGCAACGTCCAGCTATAGAGTAAACAGTACGTTATTAATATTTAGATGATCAAAGTCGCAAGTGGATCAAGTGGCCTGGCCGGTTTAATGAGATCAGAGTTCAAAGTCTTCTTTTACCTGGCCAGATATTAGATATGTATAAGACCTTTCTTTCAATGTAAAAGAGAATACAACAATCTTCTTACAATCCAGAAAGGAATTCTGTTCCTTTATGCCAGCAACAGAGGCAATGAGAAATTCTGTTCCTTTATACCACTTCGTCAAAGGCTCAAAGCAACGATAAGCAGGTATCGGGCCCAGATCCCACTTCAGCCTCCTAAATGGGGATGTTGTTTCTGCTCACAATAATGAAACATGTTGtcattgccatttctcttcttattcttcatagGATGCCTCAGATCTGACTCCAAGAGAAGGATTTGTGTATGCTGGGTTTATTATAATGAgggcaaaattgaaaaatatagaataatttttaaatgtTGGGTCTAGTAAGAAATTTGTTGGGTTCAATTAGAAACACCCTAAATTTTTAATGTTTTCCTTTTTGGATGTTATCAGTTTAGTCGGATTGGATAAGGACAATGGCTAGTTTT
Coding sequences:
- the LOC112171525 gene encoding putative F-box protein At1g47390, with product MEPGASFLALADESILVEILLRLPLKSICRFRCVSKEWDGLTKLSYFLDRHRLHSSRCLLLISSSSLAAGISNKKGVGISLLADEETAVSSLSVPFLPKDARWALEFVGSSNGLLCCVTLLKGTRIATVVWNPATDQFNYFPVGLEKRVENATYYRVIIGFDFMHSISAYKLVTVHPCVNPINDPNQLTFQARVFNPSRNSWRVVEPQLELTSCRRFNIHSITVNGVLYWLVEKQTAGDLGWLSFRSVYMMRPSRIHGNHYQEK